From a single Alkalihalophilus pseudofirmus genomic region:
- a CDS encoding DUF7446 family protein, with protein sequence MNELRIAKSALTDNVYAGRLRKDGFTWKEGKVDVTNDFIAAVIARWNGYEETLVAGDKKYKVSVVELND encoded by the coding sequence ATGAATGAACTAAGAATTGCAAAGTCAGCATTAACTGACAACGTGTATGCTGGAAGGTTACGCAAAGATGGTTTTACATGGAAAGAAGGCAAGGTTGATGTTACTAACGACTTTATAGCAGCAGTCATTGCAAGATGGAATGGTTATGAGGAAACTCTGGTTGCTGGTGATAAGAAGTATAAAGTAAGTGTGGTTGAGCTGAACGATTGA
- the nrdH gene encoding glutaredoxin-like protein NrdH, with translation MITLYTKYGCPQCDMTKRVLDGEGIEYTSINVEDDAEALDYVKNNLGFSSMPVVVKDGEEPFSGFRPDMLLNFS, from the coding sequence ATGATTACACTTTATACAAAGTATGGTTGCCCTCAGTGCGATATGACAAAGCGTGTTTTGGATGGAGAAGGAATTGAGTACACATCAATCAATGTAGAGGATGATGCCGAAGCGTTAGATTACGTAAAAAACAATCTAGGATTTTCTTCTATGCCCGTTGTTGTAAAAGACGGGGAAGAGCCGTTTTCCGGGTTTAGACCAGACATGCTGCTAAATTTTTCATAA
- a CDS encoding ribonucleotide-diphosphate reductase subunit beta gives MEFEKIIKRDGNSENFVESKITNAIMKAGKETGEFGKDESERLTSDVLEIMETSHKQGDLTVEKVQDYVEEALLNSSFNKTAKAYIIYREKKKQMRKRNIFKHRLNLKPYEYPELEEYKSAIQHSYWLHTEFNYVSDIHDYKVNVTESERSVLKNAMLAIAQVEVAVKSFWGNIHNRLPKPEIGAVGATFSESEVRHHDAYSHLLEILGLNDEFKRIKEIPALSQRVNYLSQAVKHAKTEDDRDFTLSVLLFSLFIEHVSLFSQFLIIMSFNKHKNLFKGMSNVIEATSKEEQIHGLFGIDIVNTIRDERPEWFDEDMTIKVYEACRESYESEEKVIDWIYENGDLDFLPKELVKEFIKSRLNNSLKSIGYDPIFDVNEKLLQETDWFDEELLTTKHVDFFVKRSVNYSKRTKSITSDDLF, from the coding sequence ATGGAATTTGAAAAAATCATTAAGAGAGATGGTAACAGTGAAAACTTTGTGGAGAGTAAAATCACCAATGCTATTATGAAAGCAGGTAAAGAGACAGGAGAATTTGGTAAGGATGAGTCAGAAAGATTAACTAGTGATGTACTTGAGATTATGGAGACTAGTCATAAACAAGGGGATCTAACTGTAGAGAAAGTGCAGGATTATGTAGAAGAGGCGTTACTTAATTCCTCTTTTAATAAAACAGCAAAAGCATATATTATTTATCGTGAAAAGAAAAAACAAATGCGAAAACGCAACATATTTAAACACAGATTAAATTTGAAGCCTTACGAATACCCAGAATTGGAAGAGTATAAATCTGCCATACAACACTCTTACTGGTTGCATACGGAATTTAATTACGTATCAGACATTCATGATTACAAAGTAAATGTTACCGAATCAGAGCGAAGTGTTCTTAAAAATGCAATGTTGGCAATTGCCCAAGTAGAAGTAGCGGTTAAGTCTTTTTGGGGCAATATACATAATCGTTTACCAAAGCCAGAAATAGGTGCGGTCGGTGCAACTTTTTCTGAAAGTGAGGTTAGACACCATGATGCCTATTCCCACCTTCTAGAAATACTGGGGTTAAATGATGAATTTAAAAGGATTAAAGAAATACCAGCATTATCACAAAGGGTAAATTATCTATCTCAGGCTGTCAAACATGCTAAAACTGAAGATGATAGAGATTTTACGTTATCTGTCTTATTATTTTCATTGTTCATCGAACATGTCTCTTTATTTTCTCAATTCCTAATTATTATGTCGTTCAATAAACATAAGAATCTATTCAAGGGAATGTCAAATGTTATCGAAGCTACATCAAAAGAAGAGCAGATACACGGTTTGTTTGGAATTGATATTGTTAATACAATTCGTGATGAACGACCTGAATGGTTCGATGAGGATATGACCATTAAAGTATACGAGGCTTGTCGAGAATCGTACGAATCAGAAGAAAAGGTTATTGACTGGATCTATGAGAACGGAGACTTAGATTTTTTACCTAAAGAGCTAGTGAAAGAGTTTATTAAGAGTAGATTAAACAATTCCTTAAAGAGCATAGGTTATGATCCAATCTTTGATGTAAATGAGAAATTACTTCAAGAAACAGATTGGTTTGATGAGGAATTGCTTACTACGAAACATGTAGATTTCTTTGTGAAAAGAAGTGTTAATTATTCAAAAAGAACGAAAAGCATAACTTCTGACGATCTATTTTGA
- a CDS encoding ribonucleoside-diphosphate reductase subunit alpha, with amino-acid sequence MSFEWLNEDSKKFLERGYLIKGVTPQERVKQIADRAEEILGIEGFSNKFYDYMGKGYYSLSSPVWSNFGTNKGLPISCYGSNVSDYMGDILRAQSEVGMMSKLGGGTAGYFGNLRPRGSEITNNGTSSGAVHFMKLFESVIDTVSQGSSRRGRFSPYLPIDHDDIDEFLDIGTEGNPIQELTHAVTVTDEWMQEMIDGDKEKRRIWAKLIQKRVEMGYPYILFTDTVNRDTVDVYKDKGLKINHSQLCSEITLPTNDEWSFVCCLASMNILHYDEWKNTDAVETMIYFLDAVMSEFISKLEVFRDSDLREDQLTFAYMEKAYKFAVENRALGLGVLGWHSYLQSNMIPFESLEAKTLNAYVFKTMRDSAYKASEELAKLYGEPKVLEGYGRRNTCLLAVAPTTSSAFILGQVSQSIEPIWSNNYVKDMAKDKVTIQNPYLKKLLKEKDKDTREVWMDIRKHDGSVQHLDFLTENEKQVFKTFSEINQFTILDQASVRQQFIDQSQSLNIMVNPKTSAKEINELLIFAWENKIKTLYYQHSTNAAQQFNKDKICISCEA; translated from the coding sequence ATGTCATTTGAATGGTTGAATGAAGACAGCAAGAAGTTTTTAGAACGAGGATATCTAATCAAAGGTGTAACTCCTCAAGAGCGAGTAAAACAAATTGCAGATCGTGCCGAAGAAATCTTAGGGATAGAAGGATTTAGTAATAAGTTTTACGACTACATGGGTAAGGGTTATTACTCCCTATCTTCACCTGTATGGTCGAATTTTGGCACAAATAAAGGGCTGCCTATCAGTTGCTATGGCTCTAATGTGTCTGACTATATGGGAGATATACTACGTGCTCAATCAGAGGTTGGCATGATGAGTAAGCTAGGTGGGGGAACTGCTGGTTATTTCGGTAATTTACGACCTAGAGGTAGTGAAATTACTAATAACGGAACATCATCTGGAGCAGTTCATTTTATGAAGCTATTTGAGAGTGTCATTGACACCGTATCTCAAGGAAGCAGCCGCAGAGGACGATTCTCACCGTATCTTCCTATTGACCATGACGATATTGATGAATTTTTAGATATTGGAACAGAGGGCAATCCTATTCAGGAGTTAACACATGCAGTCACTGTAACCGATGAGTGGATGCAGGAAATGATTGATGGGGACAAAGAAAAACGTAGGATTTGGGCTAAGTTAATTCAGAAAAGAGTTGAAATGGGGTATCCTTATATTCTATTTACAGATACAGTGAATCGAGATACGGTAGATGTGTATAAGGATAAGGGATTGAAAATTAATCACAGTCAGCTTTGTTCGGAAATCACATTGCCTACTAACGATGAATGGTCTTTTGTATGTTGCTTGGCATCAATGAATATCTTGCATTACGATGAGTGGAAGAATACGGATGCAGTGGAGACAATGATTTATTTCTTAGATGCAGTAATGAGCGAGTTTATTTCAAAATTAGAAGTATTTAGAGACTCTGACTTAAGAGAAGATCAACTAACATTTGCATACATGGAAAAAGCTTATAAGTTTGCAGTAGAAAATAGAGCTTTAGGATTAGGAGTGTTAGGGTGGCATTCGTATCTTCAGTCTAATATGATTCCATTCGAAAGTCTCGAAGCTAAGACGTTAAATGCCTACGTGTTCAAGACTATGCGTGACAGTGCTTACAAAGCTTCGGAAGAATTGGCTAAGCTATATGGGGAGCCAAAAGTATTAGAAGGATATGGTAGACGTAATACATGTCTCTTGGCAGTAGCTCCAACAACTAGCTCGGCATTTATTTTAGGTCAAGTCAGCCAAAGTATCGAGCCAATCTGGTCAAACAATTACGTTAAAGATATGGCTAAGGACAAGGTAACAATCCAAAATCCTTATCTGAAAAAGTTACTAAAAGAGAAGGATAAAGATACAAGAGAAGTTTGGATGGATATTCGCAAACATGATGGCTCTGTTCAACATCTTGATTTTCTTACGGAAAATGAGAAACAGGTATTCAAGACATTCAGTGAGATTAACCAGTTTACTATTTTAGATCAGGCTTCAGTTAGACAGCAATTTATTGACCAGTCACAATCATTAAATATCATGGTTAATCCAAAAACGTCTGCAAAAGAAATTAATGAGTTACTCATATTTGCTTGGGAGAATAAGATTAAGACATTATACTATCAGCACTCTACGAATGCAGCACAACAATTTAACAAAGATAAAATTTGCATTTCGTGTGAAGCATAG
- a CDS encoding HAD family hydrolase: MYWMVKEFHEAFNHPVSEKPIKLDVARVVDRYKWILEEIDEFKEAQTLVDQVDALIDTLYLTIGTLVEMGVKPYTPFKIVQNANMSKLFPDGKPRYKDDGKIMKPDTFISPEPLLEKEISRQGK, from the coding sequence ATGTATTGGATGGTTAAAGAGTTTCACGAGGCGTTTAACCATCCCGTATCAGAAAAACCCATCAAATTAGACGTTGCCAGAGTTGTAGATAGATATAAATGGATTCTTGAGGAAATTGATGAGTTTAAAGAAGCACAAACACTTGTAGACCAAGTAGATGCACTAATTGACACGCTCTATCTCACAATTGGCACATTAGTAGAGATGGGGGTTAAGCCATACACACCTTTCAAAATTGTGCAAAATGCTAATATGTCAAAATTATTCCCTGATGGAAAGCCTAGATATAAGGATGATGGTAAAATTATGAAGCCGGATACATTTATCTCTCCAGAGCCACTTTTGGAGAAAGAAATTTCAAGGCAAGGAAAATAG
- a CDS encoding NUMOD3 domain-containing DNA-binding protein — MVESVGGCIFEAYGFIYVTTNINNGKRYVGSKVFSYPSGKKTNWESYLGSGKALKSAINKHGRESFYKEIIYIANSVEELEQMETYYILLFNAAVSKDWYNIKEGSNLSGSSIKGKTDVEIKLLKNKLSTANKIKWKSKSEEEKVRWKENISRGHSTRSTEDKEITKIKLRVTLNNKTPQEKLNTINKRILTYEQKTEEEKEIFSTKVSKEVKKIWEKRTPEQVKLIADKISHSNKLAYENLSEEDKDNRRRVVSARTKGSKNGFYGKTHSEETRKRMREKKMGDKSPKAKKVYLYDPNGKLLKEFSTLKEASTYLVEKEYVNKVNGGKSAIKRSIERGCPVFGIQFSFGGFDYVGENYLIANPKKKTDKKQNVTIHDKREDVKYEFTTIDEAVESLKDYEATYPKIYKRANTGKLFAGRFEILFSKT; from the coding sequence ATGGTCGAGAGTGTTGGTGGTTGTATTTTTGAAGCCTATGGTTTCATTTATGTCACCACCAACATAAATAATGGGAAAAGATATGTGGGATCAAAAGTATTTAGCTATCCCAGTGGCAAGAAAACTAATTGGGAATCTTACTTAGGGAGTGGAAAGGCACTAAAGAGCGCTATAAATAAACATGGGAGAGAATCTTTCTATAAGGAAATAATTTATATCGCCAACTCAGTCGAAGAATTAGAGCAGATGGAGACATATTACATACTCTTGTTTAATGCCGCAGTCTCAAAAGATTGGTATAACATAAAAGAAGGCAGCAATCTAAGTGGTAGTTCAATTAAAGGAAAAACTGATGTTGAGATTAAGCTATTAAAAAATAAATTAAGCACCGCCAATAAAATTAAGTGGAAGTCTAAGAGTGAAGAAGAGAAGGTTCGTTGGAAGGAGAATATTAGTAGGGGACACTCTACAAGAAGTACAGAAGATAAAGAAATAACTAAAATAAAGTTAAGAGTAACTCTTAACAATAAAACCCCTCAAGAAAAACTGAACACTATAAATAAAAGAATATTAACTTATGAGCAAAAAACAGAAGAAGAAAAAGAAATTTTCTCCACTAAGGTTTCAAAAGAGGTAAAAAAGATATGGGAGAAAAGAACACCTGAACAGGTAAAATTAATAGCTGATAAAATATCACATTCAAACAAATTGGCATATGAAAATTTATCAGAAGAAGACAAGGATAATAGGAGAAGGGTGGTATCCGCCCGAACCAAGGGTTCGAAAAACGGATTTTACGGAAAGACTCACTCAGAAGAAACTAGAAAAAGAATGAGAGAGAAAAAGATGGGAGATAAATCCCCAAAGGCTAAAAAAGTTTACCTCTATGACCCTAATGGGAAACTCTTAAAAGAATTTAGCACACTAAAAGAAGCAAGCACCTATCTAGTTGAAAAAGAGTATGTAAATAAAGTGAATGGAGGGAAATCTGCAATCAAAAGAAGTATAGAGCGAGGATGTCCAGTGTTTGGAATTCAGTTTTCTTTTGGTGGGTTTGATTATGTTGGAGAAAATTATCTGATAGCAAACCCTAAAAAGAAAACTGATAAAAAGCAAAACGTTACTATTCATGACAAGAGAGAAGATGTGAAGTACGAATTTACAACCATAGACGAAGCTGTTGAATCACTCAAAGATTATGAGGCGACATATCCAAAAATATACAAACGAGCAAATACAGGAAAGTTGTTTGCAGGTCGATTTGAAATACTATTTTCCAAAACATAA
- a CDS encoding DUF444 family protein, translating into MDINEIKELKSKFNNLADKHINLIKEYNLVKRELEQLKSMDSSSIVPPNKGKKAVLLVGADVSGSMGRWEREMGLKMTVSIETALSLSYDSVEVRLFHHHTQSVEVDKKEFLTKNVSGGTIASSVYSHMNKEIEDYNYENENVDVYVIHISDGDNLTSDNTRVLNIINRILPKVKMINYIEVNQYKRESTLLPSLRNISNSKFSHCTLQNSLELDSLMHRVCNRLFSESL; encoded by the coding sequence ATGGATATCAATGAAATTAAGGAACTAAAAAGTAAATTTAATAACTTAGCTGATAAGCACATCAACCTAATTAAAGAATACAACTTAGTGAAAAGAGAATTAGAACAACTTAAATCTATGGATTCTTCTTCAATAGTTCCGCCAAACAAAGGAAAGAAAGCTGTTTTATTGGTAGGTGCAGATGTAAGTGGCAGCATGGGTAGATGGGAAAGAGAAATGGGGCTAAAAATGACAGTAAGTATTGAAACAGCACTAAGTCTCTCATATGATTCAGTAGAAGTTAGACTCTTCCACCATCACACTCAATCTGTGGAAGTAGATAAGAAAGAGTTTTTAACTAAGAATGTCTCAGGTGGTACGATTGCCTCCTCAGTATATTCTCATATGAATAAAGAGATTGAAGATTATAATTACGAAAATGAAAATGTTGATGTGTATGTTATTCACATTTCTGATGGAGACAATTTAACAAGTGATAATACTCGTGTTCTTAATATTATCAATAGAATTTTACCTAAAGTAAAAATGATTAACTACATAGAAGTAAATCAGTATAAAAGAGAAAGTACACTGCTGCCTTCTTTAAGAAATATCAGCAACTCAAAATTTTCTCATTGCACACTTCAGAACTCACTTGAGTTGGACTCTTTGATGCACAGAGTTTGTAACCGACTGTTTAGTGAAAGTTTGTGA
- the thyA gene encoding thymidylate synthase, whose product MSKADAIIRNNLFKLLTEGKSDKGKQVRPKWEDGTDANTLKTFGVLNEYDLEEEFPIGTLRPTAWKSGLKEDLWIYQDKSNDVNLLEEKYGVKYWESWKNENGNLGLAYGRQMAYEHKYKEGYFTQIDKLIFDLKNDPYSRRMITNLYNHQDLHGMTLYPCAFLTMWDYDGERLNMTLVQRSSDYLVAGNINVTQYALLLHMIAQATGYKVGRFNHYINNLHIYTRHVEKAKEVIYRETTPAPKLIIDDSIKNFYDFKPEHFALEGYEPNKQIKLEVAI is encoded by the coding sequence ATGAGTAAAGCAGACGCTATTATCCGTAATAATCTTTTCAAGCTTCTAACTGAGGGAAAGAGTGATAAAGGAAAGCAAGTTAGACCGAAATGGGAAGACGGCACTGATGCCAACACACTCAAAACTTTCGGTGTTCTGAATGAATATGACCTTGAAGAAGAATTTCCTATTGGGACATTAAGACCTACGGCATGGAAATCAGGATTAAAAGAAGACTTATGGATATATCAAGATAAGTCAAACGATGTTAATTTACTTGAAGAGAAGTATGGGGTTAAGTATTGGGAAAGTTGGAAAAATGAGAATGGGAATCTAGGGCTTGCTTATGGAAGGCAGATGGCATATGAACATAAGTATAAAGAGGGTTATTTTACTCAAATTGATAAACTAATTTTCGATTTGAAGAATGATCCATATAGCAGGCGTATGATTACCAATCTCTACAATCATCAAGATTTACATGGTATGACTCTTTATCCATGTGCATTCCTTACAATGTGGGACTATGATGGTGAGCGATTAAATATGACTCTTGTGCAAAGATCGTCAGATTACTTAGTTGCAGGAAACATCAACGTAACTCAATATGCCCTATTACTCCATATGATTGCTCAAGCTACAGGATATAAAGTAGGACGATTCAATCACTATATTAACAACCTTCATATCTATACTCGACATGTTGAGAAAGCGAAAGAAGTCATCTATCGAGAAACCACTCCAGCACCTAAGTTAATTATTGATGACTCAATTAAGAACTTCTATGATTTTAAGCCAGAACACTTTGCATTAGAAGGTTATGAACCAAATAAACAGATTAAATTGGAGGTGGCAATTTAA
- a CDS encoding dihydrofolate reductase: MALKIIAAIGLNSELGRNNKLLVKQKEDLSRFEKLTTGHLLIMGRETHESILRYRGGAPLDNRKHIVLTGNPDYQSTHEDVYIYSSVKDVLHDYKEYGEDEDVWVCGGAQIYNQFLPYVDEIYLTTFHKVFPDADTFFPQFEISEWDIISNESFGKDENNQYDYNFVTYKRKQ; this comes from the coding sequence ATGGCATTAAAGATCATTGCAGCAATTGGACTAAATAGCGAATTAGGTAGAAACAACAAACTCTTAGTTAAGCAAAAAGAGGATTTATCACGTTTTGAAAAGTTAACAACGGGTCACTTACTCATTATGGGAAGAGAGACACATGAGAGCATCTTACGATACAGAGGTGGTGCTCCTTTAGATAATCGCAAGCATATCGTCCTCACAGGCAATCCTGACTATCAATCTACTCATGAAGATGTTTATATCTATAGCTCAGTGAAAGATGTTTTACATGACTATAAAGAATACGGGGAAGATGAAGATGTATGGGTATGTGGGGGCGCTCAAATCTATAATCAATTCCTGCCATATGTGGACGAAATATACCTAACCACATTCCACAAGGTTTTTCCTGATGCTGACACGTTCTTTCCTCAGTTTGAAATCTCTGAGTGGGATATTATCTCTAATGAATCATTCGGCAAGGATGAAAATAACCAGTATGATTACAACTTTGTTACTTATAAAAGAAAACAATAA